One Rhodobacter sp. CZR27 DNA segment encodes these proteins:
- the aroQ gene encoding type II 3-dehydroquinate dehydratase, with amino-acid sequence MSKTIYILNGPNLNLLGQRQPEIYGRDTLADVERRCSALAAEKGFAVRLFQSNHEGEIIDRIHEAREAACGIVINPGAYTHTSVAILDALNAFDGPVIECHISNVHKREGFRHHSYVSLRADGVLAGFGTEGYELAVRRVCSLCA; translated from the coding sequence ATGAGCAAGACGATCTACATCCTGAACGGGCCGAACCTGAACCTGCTCGGCCAGCGCCAGCCCGAGATCTACGGCCGCGACACGCTGGCCGATGTCGAGCGGCGCTGCAGCGCGCTTGCCGCCGAGAAGGGCTTTGCCGTCCGGCTGTTCCAGTCGAACCACGAGGGCGAGATCATCGACCGCATCCACGAGGCGCGCGAGGCCGCCTGCGGCATCGTCATCAACCCCGGCGCCTACACGCATACCTCGGTGGCCATCCTCGATGCGCTGAACGCCTTCGACGGCCCGGTGATCGAATGCCACATCTCGAACGTCCACAAGCGCGAGGGCTTCCGCCACCATTCCTATGTCAGCCTTCGGGCGGACGGGGTGTTGGCGGGCTTCGGCACGGAGGGCTACGAGCTTGCGGTCCGGCGGGTCTGTTCGCTCTGCGCGTGA